CACGGCTGGCGGCCCTGGCTGACCTCCAGCCGCGTGCTGCCCACCTGCCACTGGTCGCCCAGGCAGACGCTGCCCTCGGCGATGTCCTGCACGCTGAAGTTCTCGCCAAACGCGCCGGGCTGGCGCAGCAGCCCGATCGCCCGCGGCTGCGCCGCAAGTTCTTCGCGCCAGGGCGCGTACTGTTCCCAGGCGTAGCAGTGCACCGCCTTCAGCGGTCCGCCGTGTACCCGCAAATCCCCCTGCTCGTCGCCCACCAGGCCCGTCGGGCCGACCTCCACCGGCCCGCCGCGCGGCTGCTTGTCGATGGCGCTGGCGCTGCCCGCGCGGGTATAGGGACGTGCCCTGCCGGTGAGGACGGCACGCAGGCTGCCGATGACCGGGCCTGGAGTGGTGAGGGGCGTCATGCCGGCGATGATGCCGCATCGCCGCTGCCGTGCGCCGGCAGGCGCAGCACAAAGCAGGCGCCCTGGCGGCCGTCGGGGCGGCCCTCGCAGTGCACGGTGGCGCCGTGGCGCTCGGCGATCGAGCGCACCAGCGCCAGCCCCAGGCCCACGCCCCCGCTGCGCTCGCTGGCGCCCGGCAGGCGGTAAAAGGGCTCGAAGATGCGCTCGCGCTGCTGCGGGGGCACGCCCGGCCCCAGGTCACACACGCGTAGCACGCTGACCTCGCCCTGGCGCTGCAGCGACAGGGTGACCTCCCCCTGGCTGTAGCGACGCGCGTTCTCCAGCAGGTTGCGCAGCACGCGGCGCAGCAGCCGGGCGTCGCCCAGCACCTCCAGCGGGGCAGCGCCTTCGGCGCTCAGCTCGGCGTCCACGCGCACGCATTCCTCGGCCGCCAGGCCCAGCAGGTCCACGTTCTCGAGGTGCACCATGTCGCTGGCGCCGGCGTCCAGGCGGCTGGCCAGCAGGATCTCGTCCACCAGCTGGTCCAGCTCGGCGATGTTGCGCTCGATCTCGGCACGCGCAGCCGGCGGCGGGGCCTGGCCCTGCAGCAGCTCCAGCCCCATGCGGATGCGCGTGAGCGGCGAGCGCAGCTCGTGCGAGGCATTGGCCAGCAGCGACTTGTGCGACTGCACCAGCGCCTGGATGCGCGCCGCCGCGGCGTTGAACTGGCGCGCCAGTTGCGCCACCTCGTCGTGGCCCTGCTCGGGCACGCGCACCGACAGGTCGCCCTCGCCAAAGCGCTGCACGCTGCGCTCGAGCTGCTCCAGCCGCTGCAGCAGGCGCCGGATGATGGGAAACACGCCCACCGTGACGGCAATGCCCACCAGCGCCAGGATCCAGACGAAGCCGTAAGGCGGGCGCAGCCAGAAGGCAGCGCCGTGGCGGTCGCGGTTGCCGCCGGCGCTGCCGCGCTGGCGCGGCCCCAGGCGCAGGCTGTAGCCCTGGCCGTCCTCGGCCTGCACGTCCAGCTGCAGCCCGGTGTCGGGCTCGACCGGCACGCGCGTGGCCAGGCCCTGCAGCAGCACCTGCCCCGTGGGCGAGAGCAGCTGCAGCTCGCGCGGCGGCTGGCTGGCCAGGCTCTGCGCGTTGTGCTCGGCCGCCACGCGCCAGGCGTAGCCAATGACCAGGGCAAACACCAGCACCCCGCCCACCACGGCCAGCCAGATGCGCAGGTACAGCCGGCGCGAAAACGGGCTCAGGATCGACACGACGCACTCACCTCCACTTTCCTGCCTTTTTCATATCCCACCACTGGCGCACCCGATGCCCCTGGCGCAACCCATGCTAGGGCCGCCGTGCAAGGGCCGCCCCGCAGCACGGGCGGCGTCCCCCTTCCCGCACGCGGAGCGGGCGAGAGAAGGGGGAAGCGGCGCAGCCGCTCAGGGGGATGCTTCTCAATCTTGCTGCCGCGCAAACACATAGCCCACCCCGCGCACCGTCAAGATGCGCTTGGGGTTCTTGGGGTCGGCCTCGATGGCCGCGCGGATGCGTCCCATGTGCACGTCGATGGAGCGGTCGAACGCCTCCAGCTCGCGCCCGCGCACGGCCTCCATGATCTGCTCGCGCGTGAGCACGCGGCCGGCGCGCTCGGCCATGGTGACCAGCAGGTCGAACTGGTAGGAAGTCAGCTCCGCCGCCTGGCCGGCCACGCTCACCGTGCGTGCGTCGCGATCGATCTCCAGCTGGCCGAAGCGCATGACGTTGGCCGCAGGCTGGCTGCCGGCCTCGCGCCGGCGCAAGAGCGCGCGGATGCGCGCCAGCAGCTCGCGCGGCTCGAACGGCTTGGGCAGGTAGTCGTCGGCGCCGATTTCCAGGCCGATGACCCGGTCCATGGGGTCGCCCTTGGCGGTGAGCATCAGCACCGGGATGCGCGCCGCCGCGCCGGGCAGGGCGCGGATGCGCCGGCATACCTCCAGGCCGTCGATGCCGGGCAGCATCAGGTCCAGGATGACCAGGTCGGGCGGCGGCGCGCCGCCCTCGGGGCCTTGCAGGTGCGCCAGGCCGCTCTCGCCGTCGGCCATGTGCGCCACGCGCAGGCCCGACTGGGCCAGGTATTCGCTGACCATCTGCGCCAGGCGCAGGTCGTCTTCGATCATCAGAAGCTGCGAACTCATGCGGGCCATCCTCTGCTGCGGCTGTCTCGCCAGGGTGTCGGTCACGTAAAGCCGCGGTAAACCAACCGCGGCGCTATTAAATACATAGCTTCCAGCGCTTGACTGTCAAGGGCTGGAAGCCTTTTCCATCTGATGTGCCGCCAGGGCCACCAGCACCAGCACCGGCAGGCCCAGCAGCGCCGTGCCGGTAAAGAAGCGGGCG
The DNA window shown above is from Pulveribacter suum and carries:
- a CDS encoding response regulator transcription factor, whose translation is MSSQLLMIEDDLRLAQMVSEYLAQSGLRVAHMADGESGLAHLQGPEGGAPPPDLVILDLMLPGIDGLEVCRRIRALPGAAARIPVLMLTAKGDPMDRVIGLEIGADDYLPKPFEPRELLARIRALLRRREAGSQPAANVMRFGQLEIDRDARTVSVAGQAAELTSYQFDLLVTMAERAGRVLTREQIMEAVRGRELEAFDRSIDVHMGRIRAAIEADPKNPKRILTVRGVGYVFARQQD
- a CDS encoding MOSC domain-containing protein — protein: MTPLTTPGPVIGSLRAVLTGRARPYTRAGSASAIDKQPRGGPVEVGPTGLVGDEQGDLRVHGGPLKAVHCYAWEQYAPWREELAAQPRAIGLLRQPGAFGENFSVQDIAEGSVCLGDQWQVGSTRLEVSQGRQPCWKLNDRFGVPAMALRVQQSLRTGWYLRVLQGGTVRAGDAVRLAARPHPDWPLARIMQAIAGGDCTPELLRQLLALPLPPNWQRLFQRRLDSGQVEDWGARLDGPQS
- a CDS encoding ATP-binding protein; the protein is MSILSPFSRRLYLRIWLAVVGGVLVFALVIGYAWRVAAEHNAQSLASQPPRELQLLSPTGQVLLQGLATRVPVEPDTGLQLDVQAEDGQGYSLRLGPRQRGSAGGNRDRHGAAFWLRPPYGFVWILALVGIAVTVGVFPIIRRLLQRLEQLERSVQRFGEGDLSVRVPEQGHDEVAQLARQFNAAAARIQALVQSHKSLLANASHELRSPLTRIRMGLELLQGQAPPPAARAEIERNIAELDQLVDEILLASRLDAGASDMVHLENVDLLGLAAEECVRVDAELSAEGAAPLEVLGDARLLRRVLRNLLENARRYSQGEVTLSLQRQGEVSVLRVCDLGPGVPPQQRERIFEPFYRLPGASERSGGVGLGLALVRSIAERHGATVHCEGRPDGRQGACFVLRLPAHGSGDAASSPA